The following proteins are co-located in the Gemmatimonadota bacterium genome:
- the msrA gene encoding peptide-methionine (S)-S-oxide reductase MsrA translates to MAAPVTRAQEVKLATATFAGGCFWCMEPPFDTLPGVVSTTSGYTGGSQARPSYAEVSAGVTGHAEAVQVVFDPGRISFQKLLEVFWREIDPTTPDRQFCDIGSQYRTAIFYHDAEQQRLAEESRRAIEVSGRLPAPVVTQIAAAGPFWAAEEYHQDYYRKNPIRYKFYRYNCGRDRRLEQLWGKG, encoded by the coding sequence GGCCACTGCCACCTTTGCCGGCGGCTGCTTCTGGTGCATGGAGCCGCCCTTCGACACGCTGCCCGGCGTGGTCTCGACCACCTCCGGCTACACGGGCGGGAGCCAGGCTCGGCCGAGCTACGCCGAGGTCTCCGCGGGCGTGACCGGCCACGCCGAGGCCGTGCAGGTGGTCTTCGACCCGGGCCGGATCTCCTTCCAGAAGCTGCTCGAGGTCTTCTGGCGCGAGATCGACCCCACCACGCCCGACCGCCAGTTCTGCGACATCGGCAGCCAGTACCGCACCGCCATCTTCTACCACGACGCGGAGCAGCAGCGGCTGGCCGAGGAGTCGAGGCGAGCCATCGAGGTGTCCGGCCGGCTGCCCGCCCCGGTGGTCACGCAGATCGCAGCCGCCGGGCCGTTCTGGGCCGCCGAGGAGTACCACCAGGACTACTACAGGAAGAACCCCATCCGCTACAAGTTCTACCGCTACAACTGCGGCCGCGACCGGCGCCTCGAGCAGCTCTGGGGGAAGGGCTAG
- a CDS encoding FAD-dependent oxidoreductase, with amino-acid sequence MGAAGPVTRLELDRREFLKLLGLEAGALALGGCATGRVLGGPGRPAPEVVVVGAGAWGGWTALHLRQMGAAVTLVDTWGPGNSRSTSGDETRGVRSSYGDRPEPFRELWTRWAAEAIARWEVWDETWRRSWDHRLFTRTGDLILRGEWEPYLTDTRQVWDALGVGYDVLDVDEVAYRWPQIRLDGFAVALYERRAGVARSRSACLTVAEAFRRLGGRVVIARAQPGCRAGSRLEDLELSSGDRLRARHFVFACGPWLGKLFPDLLAERLRTPIGHVYYFATPPGDARFTHPNLPSFNFPGVTGWPALSHDSRGFRVRTGGRPPMDPDLSDRWIDASFFEQPRKVLAERFPELKDAPLLETRACHYELSVSRNFMIDRHPELENVWIAGGGSAEGFKFGPVVGEYLARRVLGRDREPGLAALFRIPEETFPPTAAQGTDG; translated from the coding sequence CCGCCGCGAGTTCCTGAAGCTGCTGGGGCTTGAGGCCGGCGCGCTGGCGCTGGGCGGCTGCGCGACGGGCAGGGTGCTGGGCGGGCCGGGCCGGCCGGCGCCCGAGGTTGTGGTCGTGGGCGCGGGCGCGTGGGGTGGCTGGACGGCGCTGCACCTGCGGCAGATGGGCGCGGCCGTGACGCTGGTGGACACCTGGGGGCCGGGCAATTCGCGCTCGACCTCGGGCGACGAGACGCGCGGCGTGCGCAGCAGCTACGGCGACCGGCCGGAGCCGTTCCGCGAGCTGTGGACCCGCTGGGCGGCCGAGGCTATCGCCCGCTGGGAGGTGTGGGACGAGACCTGGCGCCGGAGCTGGGACCACCGGCTTTTCACACGCACGGGCGACCTGATCCTGCGGGGCGAGTGGGAGCCGTACCTCACCGATACGCGGCAGGTCTGGGACGCGCTGGGCGTGGGCTACGACGTGCTGGACGTGGACGAGGTCGCCTACCGCTGGCCGCAGATCCGGCTGGATGGGTTCGCGGTGGCGCTGTACGAGCGGCGGGCGGGCGTGGCGCGCTCGCGCAGCGCCTGCCTCACGGTGGCCGAAGCGTTCCGGCGCCTGGGCGGGCGGGTCGTCATCGCGCGCGCCCAGCCCGGCTGCCGCGCGGGGTCACGCCTCGAAGATCTCGAGCTTTCCTCGGGCGATCGCCTCCGGGCGCGCCACTTCGTGTTTGCCTGCGGCCCCTGGCTGGGCAAGCTCTTCCCCGACCTGCTGGCCGAGCGGCTGCGCACGCCCATCGGGCACGTCTACTACTTTGCCACGCCGCCGGGCGATGCACGGTTCACCCACCCCAACCTGCCCAGCTTCAACTTTCCGGGGGTGACCGGCTGGCCGGCACTGAGCCACGACAGCCGCGGCTTCCGCGTGCGCACGGGCGGCCGGCCGCCCATGGATCCCGACCTCTCCGACCGCTGGATCGATGCCAGCTTCTTCGAGCAGCCGCGCAAGGTGCTGGCGGAACGCTTCCCGGAGCTGAAGGACGCGCCCCTGCTCGAGACCCGGGCCTGCCACTACGAGCTGAGCGTCAGCCGCAACTTCATGATCGACCGGCACCCCGAGCTGGAGAACGTCTGGATCGCGGGCGGCGGCTCGGCGGAAGGCTTCAAGTTCGGGCCGGTAGTGGGCGAGTACCTCGCGCGTCGCGTGCTGGGCCGGGACCGCGAGCCCGGCCTGGCCGCGTTGTTCCGCATTCCGGAGGAGACGTTCCCGCCAACTGCGGCGCAGGGGACGGACGGCTAG